GTTCACGTTCACGCCGTGCGCATGCACGTCCTGGCCGTTGACGGTGATGCGGCCCTTCTGGATGGCCTCCAGCCGGTTCAGCGTGCGGATCAGTGTGGACTTGCCCGAGCCCGACGGCCCGCACACCACCACGACTTCTCCCTTGGCGACGGTTTCGTTGACGTCGACCAGCGCGTGGTAGTCGCCGTACCACTTGTCGACATGCTCGATGGTGATCATGTTCATGGTTGGGTCAGTGCGCGCGCCGCCAGGCGCCGCTCCAGCAGGAAGGCCACGCGGGTCAGGCCAAAGCACATCGCGAAGTAGCTCAGCGCCAGCAGGCCGTACACCTCGGCCGACTGGGTCATGACCGACGTGCTGATCTGCCCGGCCACGAACGACACTTCGGGCAGGCTGATGATGTAGCCGAGCGAGGTCTCCTTGATGGTGGACACGAGCTGGTTGACCAGCGAGGGCAGCATGTTGCGCAGCGCCTGCGGCAGGAGCACCAGCCGCATCGCCTGCAGGTACGGCAGGCCCAGCGAGCGCGCGCTCTCCATCTGCCCGCGCGGCAGGGCCTGGATGCCCGCGCGGACGATCTCGGCCAGGTACGCGGCATCGAAGACCACCAGCGCGGTCAGCATGGTGTTGAACTGGTCGGTGCGCTGGCCGGTGAGCGTGGGCAGCAGGAAGTACGCCCAGAAGATCACCATCAGCAGCGGCGTGCCGCGCACCACGTAGACCAGCGCCGTGGCCGGCCAGCGCAGCAGCCGGATCGGGCTGACCCGGCACAGGCCGAGCAGGATGCCCGCGGGCAGCGCCAGCACCAGGCCGGCGGCGGCCAGCAGCAGCGTGAGCGCCAGGCCGCCCAGGGGGCCGTTCGGATACTGTCCGATCAGGTAGTAGAGGCCGTAGGTCTGGATGAGTTCGAGCATGGTCACAGGGTCCGCACGGGGTAGCGATGCTGGTACCACGCCGAAAATACCGTGATCGCCATCGAAATGGACAGATAGGCCGCCGTGGCGAAGGCGAACGCCTCGAAGCCGCGGAAGGTGGCGCTTTCCACCTGCTGCGCCTGGTACATCAGTTCCGCCACGCCGATCACCATGGCGATGCTGGAGTTCTTCCACAGGTTCAGCGTCTGGCTGACCAGCGGCGGTACGGTCACGCGCAGCGATTGCGGCAGCACCACCAGCCGCATGGCCTGCAGGAAGCTCAGGCCCAGCGCGCGGCTGGCCTCGAACTGCTCCTTCGGGATCGAGCGCAGGCCGCTGCGGATGTCCTCCGCCATGTAGGCGGCCGTATAGAGCACGAGCGCGATGACCGCGCTCGCCGCTTCGTAATTGAGGTTGTAGAGCCAGGTCTTGACGGACATCGGCAGCAGCTGCGGCGCGCCGAAGTACCAGAACAGCATGTGGGCGAGCAGCGGCACGTTGCGGATGGCCTCGACATAGGCCTGGCCGACCGCCCGCAGCGGCGCCGCCGGCGCCAGGCGCAGCAGCGCCACCGCGATGGCCAGCGGCAGGGCCAGCACGAAGGCCAGCGCGGTCAGCTTGATCGACAACTGGAAACCGGTGACGAGCCACTGGTGATACTGCCCCGACAGCAGCATCGACAGATCGAAATTGGGCATGGCGTTCCGCCGCCCGGAGGGCGTCCGGGCGGCGCGGCGGGTACTCAGTCGATCTTGTCGGTCGACAGCTTGAAGCTGCGCGGGCCGAAGTTCATCTTGGTGCCCGGGCCGAACCACTTGTCATAGAGCGTCTGCGCTTCGCCGCTGGCTTCCAGGCCGCGCAGCACCTTGTTGACCTGCTCGCGGAAGGCCGGCTCGTTCTTGCGCAGGCCCAGCGCGAAGTGCTCGGTCGACAGGTTCTGCGGCAGGAGGGCGTAGTCGCGCGAGGCGGTCCCCAGCTTGGCCATGTTGCCGACCAGCGTGGTCTCGTCGTTGACGTAGGCCGCGCCCTTGCCTTGCTGCAGCGCGAGCAGGGCCTGCGGGCTGTTGTCGAACGAGACGATGTCGGCGTTCTTGATCGCCTTGCCGATGTTGGCCTCCATCGTCGAGCCCTTGACGGTCAGCACCTTCTTGCCGTCGAGCTGTGCCAGCGACGTGATGCCGCTGTCCTTGCGGACCATCGCCTTCTGGCCGGTGACGAAGGTCGACACGGAGAAATCGATCTGCGCCTCGCGCTCCTTGTTGTGGGTCAGGGAGGCGGCCAGCAGGTCGACGCGGCCCTGCTGCAGCTCGGGGATGCGCGCGGCCACGGCCAGTTGCTTGAGCACCGGCTTGACGCCCAGGCTCTTGGCGACGGCATTGCACATGTCGACGTCGTAGCCGACGATCTCGCGGCTCATCGGATCTTTCAGGAAGCTGAACGGCTCGTCGGTGCCGAGCACGCCGCAGACCAGTTCCCCCTTCTTCTTGACGTCGGCCAGTTGGTCGGCCTTGGCCGGAACCGCGGCCAGGGTCACCGCAGCCACGATGGCGGCGCAGGCCAGGTCGGCCAGGCGGCGGGTTGGGCGGATGGTTTTCATTGGTGTTCCTCCATGACGGCTTGGGTGGTTGAGCAACGGACGGCGTACGACGGATGCGGTGCATCGTCCGCTTGGCGTCGCGCAGCGTACGCCGGCATGCGGCTCGCGGGGAAGCGCGATGTCCGCATATCCATATGAATGGGAGGGTTGTCGGGGCCGGTGCATGCCGGGCATGCGGTGCGTGCGGCAACGTCGATGCCGGGCCGCGGCCGGTCTTCATGCGGCGGGCAGGGGCCGGGGCCGGGGCGGCCGGGCGGGCATCGGGACGATCGGGCGCGCGGCTCACGTCGCATGGTCCTGCGGTTGGCGGGAGCGGTTCCCCTGCGGGGCCGCGGCAAACATGGAATGCGGCGCCTGCCCTCAGGGACAGGTGCCGGGGCGCTTGTTGTCGCGTTGTCGGTCATTAATGGCAAAGCTCTCCGGGGGCTTCAATCCGGAGATTCCCGGGGCGCACGCTGCAAGGCTAGAGCGTGCCGCAGATGGTCTCGTTGATCGGTACGTCGCCGACCATCTCGTGGTCGTTGCCGCGGTAGCGGTAGACCAGGCTCAGGCCGAGCCGCGTGAGGATGCGCACGTCGCCGTTGTTGCAGATGTTTTTCTGCAGGATTGGCACGAAATTGAGGCGGAAGCCCTGCGATGCGGCCGAATGCGCCGCGTAGTTGGTCAGGGTGATCAGGAAGACGAGGTTTTTCTTCTGGGCCAGCGAACACTGCGCCAGCGCGGTCTCGCGGTCGAGCGGGACGGGCGTGAACCGGTTGATCTCGGCGCAGGCGAGGGTGAGGACGCGATCGGTGTTGCGGGCGGACCCGGTCAGGGCCGGCACGCCGGCCGCCGCCGTGCTGCGGCCCGTAGCCGCACCGACCAGCATGCGGGCCAGCGGCGAGAGGTCTTGCAGCGCCGCGGCCGCAGGCAGGGGCGACGCAGCCGGCGCCGGCTGTGCCCAGACCGTGCCCGCCAGCAGCGCCAGGGCGATCGCCATGGCGTGCACGGCGTCACCGCGGCGGCGACGCAGCAGGCGTTTCGCATCCAGTCCGGTCCGAGTGGCGGCGTGTCGAGTCACGTACTTTCTCTTTGCCCACAGAGCCACAATTCTATTGAAAATTCTTCCCGGATGCGAGGCGTTGAGCGCACCTGAATGCGCGACGCTTGCGCGCGCTCAGGTTCGCACCCGCACCATGGAAGAAATCCGTTCGGCCGCCTGCTGCAGCGGGCCGAGAAACTGCCGGGTCATCTGCCTGGCCGAGGTGCGGTTGGCCTGCCCGCTGATGTTCATGGCGGCGATGATATCGCCTGCCCGGTTGCGGATCGGCGTCGACAGCGAGATCAGCCCTTCTTCCAGTTCCTGGTCGACCAGCGCCCAGCCCTGCGCGCGCACGCCGGCAATCACGTCCTTGAGCGCGTCGACCTCGGTGATGGTGCGCTGCGTGCGCGGGCGCCGGTCCGACTCGCGCAGCACGATGTCGAGCCGGTCCTCTGGCAGCCCCGACAGCAGCACGCGCCCCATCGATGTGCAGAACGCCGGCAGCCGGCTGCCGACCGACAGGTTCAGCGCGATGATCTTCTGCGTGGGCACGCGCAGCACGTAGACGATCTCGGTGCCGTCCAGCACCGAGGCCGAGCAGCTCTCGTGGACGGTCTGCACCAGTTCTTCCATGACCGGCTCGGCCAGGTTCCAGAACGGCATCGAGGTGAGATACGCGAAGCCGAGGTCGAGGATCCGGGGCGTCAGGCGGAACAGCCGCCCCTCGAAGCTGACGTAGCCGAGGCTGACCAGCGTGAGCAGGATGCGGCGGGCGCCGGCGCGCGTGAGGCCGGTCGCCTCGGCCACCTCGGACAGCGTTTGCGCGGGGCGCTCGGCATTGAAGGCACGGATGACCGAGAGCCCGCGTGCGAACGACTGCACATAGGAATCGCTGGGCTTCTCGGCGGGCAGATCGGAGACGGACATGCAAAAAAGGAAAGACATGAATGGAACCGGTTTCATCAAGCCTACTGGCTTTCTCCGTGCTTCGCCACTCGAACGGCTGGTCGGCATGCGTACGCCTTGACAGGGGGAGGGGGCTGCCGTAGATTGGTTCTTGGAT
The sequence above is a segment of the Ralstonia nicotianae genome. Coding sequences within it:
- a CDS encoding amino acid ABC transporter permease, producing MLELIQTYGLYYLIGQYPNGPLGGLALTLLLAAAGLVLALPAGILLGLCRVSPIRLLRWPATALVYVVRGTPLLMVIFWAYFLLPTLTGQRTDQFNTMLTALVVFDAAYLAEIVRAGIQALPRGQMESARSLGLPYLQAMRLVLLPQALRNMLPSLVNQLVSTIKETSLGYIISLPEVSFVAGQISTSVMTQSAEVYGLLALSYFAMCFGLTRVAFLLERRLAARALTQP
- a CDS encoding amino acid ABC transporter permease, which encodes MPNFDLSMLLSGQYHQWLVTGFQLSIKLTALAFVLALPLAIAVALLRLAPAAPLRAVGQAYVEAIRNVPLLAHMLFWYFGAPQLLPMSVKTWLYNLNYEAASAVIALVLYTAAYMAEDIRSGLRSIPKEQFEASRALGLSFLQAMRLVVLPQSLRVTVPPLVSQTLNLWKNSSIAMVIGVAELMYQAQQVESATFRGFEAFAFATAAYLSISMAITVFSAWYQHRYPVRTL
- a CDS encoding ABC transporter substrate-binding protein, whose product is MKTIRPTRRLADLACAAIVAAVTLAAVPAKADQLADVKKKGELVCGVLGTDEPFSFLKDPMSREIVGYDVDMCNAVAKSLGVKPVLKQLAVAARIPELQQGRVDLLAASLTHNKEREAQIDFSVSTFVTGQKAMVRKDSGITSLAQLDGKKVLTVKGSTMEANIGKAIKNADIVSFDNSPQALLALQQGKGAAYVNDETTLVGNMAKLGTASRDYALLPQNLSTEHFALGLRKNEPAFREQVNKVLRGLEASGEAQTLYDKWFGPGTKMNFGPRSFKLSTDKID
- a CDS encoding IclR family transcriptional regulator yields the protein MSVSDLPAEKPSDSYVQSFARGLSVIRAFNAERPAQTLSEVAEATGLTRAGARRILLTLVSLGYVSFEGRLFRLTPRILDLGFAYLTSMPFWNLAEPVMEELVQTVHESCSASVLDGTEIVYVLRVPTQKIIALNLSVGSRLPAFCTSMGRVLLSGLPEDRLDIVLRESDRRPRTQRTITEVDALKDVIAGVRAQGWALVDQELEEGLISLSTPIRNRAGDIIAAMNISGQANRTSARQMTRQFLGPLQQAAERISSMVRVRT